The Solanum dulcamara chromosome 6, daSolDulc1.2, whole genome shotgun sequence genome contains the following window.
GTATGGGTGTATGGGAGTATAAGTCTGAAACTGTTCGTCATATTACTCTTGACAAGTGAGCAACATAAATTCAGATATTTGCCTTCCTATCGAGATTTAATCACTGGTAATGACTTAAAACTGCAGGTCTTCAATGAATTCAATGCTCGGAAGCCAGATGAGATGAATGTGTTCAAAGGAGTCCTCAAAAACCGTCTATTTGTTGCAATCGTCGGCCTCACAGTGGTGCTTCAGGTATATACATTATCCCTATCCTTCCTTTTTTTGCACTGAACATCGACCTTTTTATATTAAGAATAACTTTTTATTGCTTAGGTTGTCATAATATTATTAACAATGAACTTTTTCTTGCTTAGGTTATCATAATATTCTTTCTTGGAAAATTCACTTCAACTGTGAGACTGAGTTGGCAATTATGGCTTGTTTCAATCGTCATTGGAGCAATAAGGTTAGTATGGTCTTATGCGCTGCATTATAATTGATCATTAATCTTTCTGGTACTAAGTGAAGTTGGTTTTGCTCAACAGCTGGCCCCTTGCTGTTCTTGGGAAGTTGATACCCGTCCCCGAGAAGCCATTTGGTGAATATTTTTCCAAGAAATTACCAAAACGGAAAAGTCAGGAGTGTTCATAGACATTTACACATACACAAAACTTAACTAACCAAAAGTATGTCGTACTTTGTAAGAGTAGCGTTTCTTTTGCTGCTGTACATAAATATGCGGTTAATATTTCATTTTGAGGATGTAGTAGatcattatacatatatttcTTGAATATGCCTCTCTAAGTTTGGGGATGCAGTCAACCTTTTGCAGCAGATATTAGTTTTCCTGCGACTGTATTTCACAGTGATGGTTCTGGTTGAGAAAGCCCTTTTGTGCTGTTCATATAAGATGGAAACTTGTTTTATCATAATCACTTTGCATTACTTCAAAATTTTCCTTGTGCCATCCCATTTGTATATGCACTTgattataacattattttggAAAACAAACAAATAAGAAACGTATTCACGTAAGATCAAAGAATGTTCACTTTTTCTCAAGTTACCAACCAAAGTTTGGTCCACAATATGGAGTATTGTTCGtcgattatttttatatttaagttTTTGGTTTGGCAAAATTTGCGAACATATGTTTCTTTCATACCCAACGACTCCAAGCAGAGGAGGGTTAGCCGGTTAGGTGATCCAAACAGGGGTCAGGTATGATGTAACGTGAAGTTGTTCCAAGGCAGCAAGGTGTATCGTATAGGCCCCCTATTTTGTCTTCCTTAAAAGTCCTTTATGGATTTTGAGTCGGGAATAGTGTTGTGACTCATTTCTTTATTCTTTCATGTTGAGCTTTCGAGAGCCACTGGGGAGGGAAAATGAGTGTCATGTTGAGCTTACGAAAGCCACTGGGGAGGGAGGATGAATAATCGAGCAAATCCTCAAATTGttatttataatacttttaatATCTTATATGTTACAATGGAAGTGATGAGGAATCAAACAACTGTAACAGAACCCCACTAAGTTGTGTGCTATTTATATATGTACAACATTTTATGGAAATCTCACCTGTGGCAAGCACAAAGAAGTACATCAATTAGAAAGATTTTCATATAGAAGGCTGTGAAAATGATGCATAGCCTTCTCAACTTGTGGTGCATAGCGGCCAGAGCAGTATGCAGGTGATTCAAGGCCTCTTTGAACAGCCTCACATAACTTTATATCTTCTATCTGTAATCAGCAATGTTAACCAGTGTGTATACTAAAGTGCACACGTCTATATACATAAAGATTGCAACATATTTATACTGTACCTGCACTCTCTCACTATCCTCGAGACTCTCTGTGATAAAACTCAAATCACCCTGtgaacaaagaagaagaaattgctGGAAGTAGTACCTTTATCGTTGAGGAAGAAAACAAAAGACCATAACAATTGAAACACACTTCATACACAATAGAAAAATAACTATATAGGAAGCCTCCATAGGTGTCCATTTCAAACGTTTGATCTTAACTGCTATCTTTACAGACACGTTTCCTTTTGGTATCCACGCAGACCTCAAAGTTGCAGCAACTCCTGCTGTTTGCCCCACCTCCCACTGGTTCCCAAAAAGATCTTCGATAAAGAGAAAATGGCACTTCACAAGGGGAGGGTCTCAGGCTCAATAAAGGAATAGCTAGATGTAGATGAACAACTTTCCTTACAGCTGTACTGTAGATCACCACGCATTGACATGGAAATTGGCCTACAATGCAGCCTGTCGGGAGTTGCAAAGatccacaacaacaacatacccagtgtaatcccataGGTGAAGTCTGGCTTGCAAAGTTCCACCAAGTCAGAAATTATACCACTTAGCCTCTTAAGAAAATTGTCACCAATCCAATCCCTATTGACTAAATCATTCTAGTACAATATATAAGTTTTGATCCCACTTGTCTTCCTAATCACCTCCCTGACAGAGCGCTTTCCCTCTGTCCCAAACCTCTAAATTCCACCTAGTAATTATATGATCTAATCTTGTGCAACCAATAATAAGGAAGTTACCAAATATGCAGATTAATAAAGGAAGTTAAACAATTGAGTGCCTCCAGCTCGTTTAGGAGAGAACTGAGAAAGAGCAGTTTCACACGGGAACCGGAGAACGTGATGCCCATTTTCTTTATTCATCTTGTAAAAAGCTAGATTGTGAGAATTCACAGAAAATGCGCGTATAGGAGTTAAACATGCAGTGAAAATGAATTTTTGATATTTCAATTTGTACTACATTTACCTTGAGTGATGAATCAAGAAAGTAGTCAAATATCACCAGACATTTCCGAGATCCTTGAGGAAGTACAAGATTCGTGTCCATCCAAGGACCATACCTACACTCCCCTCACAAAGCTCCAGAGTTAGGTTTTACATGAATAGCCGGTCATGAGGTTTATCAATATATGAAGCACCAACCTATTGATCATGAAGTTGGGATACACGAATGCATATAAAGCTTTTGATCCAAGTCGATCAAATTCTTGGTCCTTTTCTGCACTACTAGTTTCACATCGTTGGATGCTGGCTTTCTCAAGTATCTGGTCCGTAATTAAGAGTTACATGCAACAATAGAAGTAAACGTTAACCATACATTTGAGTAATTAGAAAATAGTCATCTTTAGACAACCATAAAATTCTGGAAATTGGAATAAGATGAAAAAATTAGAATGACGAAGATGGTGTTCGACATACAGTGGTGGAGTACGAGTCAAGTGTCAGACCCGAAGCAAGACTTTTATGAGCATATGGTACATGATAACCACCATCCAAGTAGTTGTCACAGAAGACCTGCAAGAGAAGAGACAGGTTTGAAACTTTGAATTGATTCAAGTTTGAAAATTTAGCTTGCTTTCCGTGATCAAGTTGATATCATTATTCTAAGCAACCGATCAGATGGTCAGAAAGGAGACgtcaaatatttttccaaaaaaatgcaTAGCCAACAGGAGGAGaaagcataaaatatgaaaGTATATTTCTAGATCTCTTTAAGAAAAACTAGGCTAAAGCCAACAATTAGAAAAGAATCGGTTTATAACCATAATGTGAGAACTAACCTTCCAGTTACACTCAATGGTGTATTCACGTCTGCATAAAAATCTCAATGAAGAATCCACTCCACCATCAGCCAAGATTTGGGATGAACTACCCAACCATTCGTTTCCAACCAAGTCAAAATCGGATTCTTGTACAGGCAAAACTCCATTTTCAAAATTGAGAAGTATGAATGGTCCCCATACAGCTACTCTCACTGGGACTAGTCCCATCTCCTATCCTtcatatagaaaaatataaaagatcAAATCACCCTGACATTATACATATCGACCATGAACAGAGAATGTGGTTATATaacatatatttataaaatatacattCACTTTGAAGTTCTTGATTCCTGTTATTCTAGTTGCCTTTAGAAGTGCTCCATTCAATCCGTATGTCCACCCCTGCGAAAGGAAGAACCATAGTATGAACTATATCGGATAGTACTTCCTCCTCTGTCTAAAGTTATAGTATTGCGCGCTATAACAACCAAATAAGTTACAAGAGAATGATATCCTCTGGGAGGTGTGTACGCGGCCTAATATCTAAATATATAgagaagtcaaaaaaataaataaaaatagattgACAAGAAGCAAAAAGTTTACTTCTGAATTAACTATTTAAGTAATTGATTATTATGTCCCTCGTCTGACTCGTTGATGGTCACAATACCCATTCATCATAACTAGACTCTCTTCTTCTAGTAAATGTCACTACATGCTGACTATTGGAGTAGAATGAGTTTAGATTTAAAGCCAATATCTGCTAGTTCACTCCCGTAGTTAAGTGACCATTTGAGAAATTAACTCATCAAAAACTGATGGTAAAATCACATTTATTACTGAGACGAGGAAAACTGAAATCAGCTAAAAGGATCAAGAAAGCTCTAACTGAGTAATAAAAAGCTCACATGGTATGGGCAAACAAAGCAAGAGCTTTTCCCACTTCCTGAGGCAAGAAGAGAGGCATGATGCCGACAAACATTGTGAAAAGCATGTATTTTTCCACCATCATCTCGACATACAACATACTCGACATTGCCCAATCTGTATTTCAACGATTAGCTAATTGAACAAAACAGACAAGGCATATAAGTTCATCTCAAGAATAACACGAACGAGAGTTagtttttcctttctcttgcaTTTAAGTGAAAGCTTTTGATATGAATCACATGCAGCTCACTAATATCAATGTTTATAATCTAATGAAATTTATGTCATAACAGTCCGTACCTTCCAGTGAAATATTGCCTAGGCTCTTTGATCTGTTCAGTGTACCCTGAAATTTCAGAATATTAACATTCAGAGAGCAGAATAACTCAATACTCTCTTTTTACTTGTCCTGTTCTCAATACAATTACCACAATTTTGTTCCCCGTGATCAGGTATTTACCATTGCCTATAGGACATAGCATTACTAAGCAGCTTGCACTCACATTGAATTGAACTTTGCAAGCTACACTTTGAAAATATGCCTTATAAGAGCTCTCATAACAGTATAGGCAAATTACTTCCACAACGTTAAGATTAAATTTTTCTCTATTCCCATCACGAAAATACATGAAAACGCGCGCACacacacaaagagaaagaacACACACACCAACAGCTGATACAATTGCAAATGAAGAAGGACAGCTCTAAACATCCAAGCTTTAGCCATATAGATAATAAAGGCAAAGACTaatatcaaaaaggaaaaaaattgccAAGATTGAGGGGCAGTATAATTGCCCTTGTATCTATGTAACCACGGAAACTTAGTAACTTAGTTGGTTGGCTATCTACGAGAACTTCCATCCTATTGTTCTCCTTCAATTTCCCAACCCCTATCCTATATGTAATAGTACACGTTTCAGTTTGTTTGTCTAGTTTAAGAAAGCAATCAACAGTCAACACAtgttgaaaaattaaaattaaagagttgctAGGAATAAATACCATCCAAAGCATCAATCTTTAAACTGAAATTCAAAGAAAGCAAGAATAAATACTATCCAAAGTATCAATCTTTaaacaaaaattcaagaataggTAGGCAAAGATGCTATACCAACAGCTTGCCAACTTTTGAAGAAGACTTGATTGAGTTCATGAGTGTAGAAAGAAGGGTCAGTGTACCAAGAACTTGGTGGGGTAATGGCTTCTTCAATTGGGATTTTGGGGTCAAATTCTTGAACCAATTTTTGAGTATAATCACATGAGATTTTAAATGAAGGATAATGCTTTCTGGGTTTTACAGAACAAGTGAAAAATTGAATCTTTAGAGGAGTTAAAGGAAAACATAATTTGGGTTTCTTGAACTGATGGAAAGAATTGAACTGATGCAACACTGCCATGGGATAATTATTTCTGTTTTTTGCAGGCCAAACAATAACATGATCTAGAATTTAGCTACTGATTGAGATTAAAATGTGAGAAGATAATATTCTAATTTTAGTCCTTTAGTTTAAGGACAAATTATTTTGTGTTATAAAATGAACTaatttagtaaattaataaTAAGGATATAGTAATGGAAAGTGAGGGATTAGAGAGAATTATTGCAGTATTTGTGTCTATTTTCTTACACACTGCAAAtagctatttatagccaaaatgCAGATGAAGATAAGGGTAAATAATCGAGGAATAGCAATAGGGGACAGGGTTAAGTGGAAATGAAAAAGTGAACACAACTACTTGTATAAAGTTAGACAGCCACTTGCATAACACTCTTTCTTGAATGTCCATGTAAAATGTgtctcataaaaaaaaattatacatgagaaaatatacatagttatcctgaacatccatagatgttgtgcctcgttaaaaccttactaggaaaattCCAGTGGAAAAAAGTCagtgaaaaaaaaagagtacacatatctggtaatatgccttgagtgctgccttattaaaaaccttaccaggaaaatccagtaggacaaaaccttgattaagggaaaaagagtataACATGTATTTTACTCctcctgatgaaaacttcatttgatattttggagacgacacATTCTAATCTTAtaccttagcttctcaaaaattgatgttggtaatgcctttgtgaataaatctgcaagattatcacatGAACGAACTtattgtacatcaatatcaccattcttctggagatcatatgtgaagaataattttggtgaaatatgtttcgttctgtctccttttatgaagccaccttttaaTTGAGTTATGCACGCGACATTAttttcgaatataattgtgggtactttgacatcattttacaggccgcatctttctttgatgaattgtatcatcgatctcaaccacacacattctctacttgcttcatgaattgctattatttcagcatgatttgaagaagtagcaacaatagactacTTTGTAGATCACCATGATATAACAGTTCCTCCGTGTATAAATAGATAGcttgtctgagatcgagctttatgtgagtctgataaataacttgcatctgcataactaataatgtctgcacaacctttgttaatataaaacaaactcatatcaatggtaccctttacgtatcgcaaaatatgtttgataccgttccaatgtctTTGCTTtagggatgaactataccttgccagaaaattaacagaaaatgttatatcaagtctggttgcgttagcaagatacataagtgcaccaataacactgagatatggtacttcaggaccaagaagttcttcattttcttctagaggtcgaaattgatctttatccacttcaagtgatcaaataaccattggagtacttaatggatgtactttgtccatgtaaaatcgttttaagattttctcaatgtagacagattggtggacaaagaccccgtctgctaaatattcaatttacAGACCCcaacaaaattttgtctttccaaggtctttcatctaaaattctttctttagatatttaatCGCCTTTTgaacctcttcaggggttccaatgagatttatgttaTCAACATAAACaacgagtataacaaactctaattccgttttcttaataaaaacacatgaacaaatgacatcatttatataaccttcatttatcaagtactcactaaggcgatcaTACCACATacaccctgattgtttcagaccatataatgatctttgcaatttgattgagtacatctcctgAGATTTAATACTTgctcaggcaattttaatctttttgggattttcatgtaaattttattatcaagtgaaccataaaggtaagatgtaactacatccattagatgtattttaagatttttctgTACAACTAAActaatgagatatcgaaaagttattccattcataacaggtgaatatgtttcttcatagttgacccggatctttgagagaattcttgtgcaacaaggcgtgccttgtatcttacaatttcatttctctcatttcgttttctcaCAAAaatctatttatagccaactggttttacaccttcaagggtttggactacaagttcaaaaacctcacgtttagtaagtgagtctaattctgattgaattgccttttgccattctggccaatcacatctacgtcgacattcttcgacagatttaggctcaagacattcactatcttgcatgaggttaagtgcaacaatatatgcaaaaacattgtCAATCGtaattttcgatcgatctaaatttatctcatcaccggtagaacttattgaaagttcttcattcacttgagtttTGGGTTCACTGATTACTttaggaatatcaggattactccaatcttgaccttctttagGAGGTTCTTTTATagtatcatatttattattcctCACACtactctttctaggatttttatcctttgaacccaatgatCTACCACGCTTCATGTGTATTTGGGATTcaaaagctatgatactagtacatggtccttttgggacatcaatacagataggcacattcactgcagggatatgtgacttagttattcgTTTCAAATCAGTCAATTTATctgacatttgatttgctattttctataagtggatgatcttctggacctcctgcttaCATGTATAGGTACGTGGATCAAACTGagaactttccacgcaatttctctttcaggtttctttttctctccccctaattgtagaaaaattatttcatcaaaccgacaatatGCAAATCAAGCAGTAAATAAGTCTTttgtcaacggttcaaggtagtgaattatggagggtgagttaaacccaacatatatgcccagtattcgttgagggcccatctttgtacgttgggTGGTGCTataggcacgtataccgcacaataaaaaattcgtagatgggctatatttggctaatgaccaaatactaattgtgatggagagtatttattataatttaccggtttgagacgtacaagtgttgCTGCATGTAAAATAGCATGATCCCAAACAGTAAtcgacaattttattttcattagtagaggtcttgctatcaattgaaGGCGCTTAATAAGTGACTctacaaggccattttgagtatgaacatgagtaacatgatgttcaatttttatcccaattgataagcaataatcattaaaagcttgggatataaattctccagcattatcaaggcgaatagccttaattggataatctgggaattgtgCCCTTAATCTTactatttgtgctaacaactttgcAAATGCTAgattgcgagatgataagaggaacatatgagaccatctagatgatgattctattaggaccataaaatatctaaacaatccactaggtggatgaataggtccacatatatctctatgtatacgctctaaaaagccaggagattcgatgccaacctttaGGGTTGATGATCTAgtaattaatttgccttgataacaaacaacacatgaaaattcatcattcgtaagaatcttcaggttttttaacggatgtccagttgaattttcaagaattcgtctcatcattattgatttaGGAtaacctattcgatcatgccataacacaaatgtatttagatcagtaaacttctgatttacgatcaaatgtgcttcaattgcacgtTTTTTGGCATAATATAAGCCAAACgacaaaattaataattttttcaaaatatatttctgctctgagacactcttggttataccaatgtattcagtatttatttcatttagtgtctcaacataaTATCAATTTCtacggatatctttaaaacttaacaagtttcttgaaaatttagaaaagaatagtgcatcttctgtaacaatctttgtccccttaggcagaaatatagtagctctttcggagccttcaatcattttcgaattaccaaaaattgtagtaacatttgtttttttctaagcaagttggaaaaatatttctcgtctttaaaaatggcatgagtcattccactatcaattacataaattttctcctgattgattattgatccaaacaaaatttgaggcatattcatattttttttcaaaaagaaataaagtaaatattataattaaaacatgaatcattatacaaattttatttacttacatggattaaaaaattacaaacatattatttagtacagacaaataaaagaaaaaatatttaaatattattaggcttatcaatattcatattttcttttaaaaaattaaaaaaatcagctATATCCAGATGCATATGcccaatattatcttcagagataaagtttatctctggattattttctttcCTCTTCAAGGATGTCTGATATAGCTGAATCAGACATTTTGATGACAGACAGATCCGTgaccagtgccccatacctccacatatatgacatatactttctaaatttttctttgatatagcttctggcttttcagtcttctttttatattgttgatcatttctcggtgccagccgatcatcatgattataatttcttttttgaccATGACTAGGGCCATGACCtatttctcgttggttatagtttgtccgattcacttcagggagtgacgAAGAACCAACGAGCCgactattatgatttttcattaatagttcgtTGTGACGTTCAACAATAAGAAGGTGaaaaagtaattcagaataatTCTTAAaacctttttcgcgatattgctgctgcaagagcatattcgcgggtggaaatgtggagtatgtttttttcaagtttgtcttgctcagtgatttcttctctgcataaatttaactaaacaataattctaaacaagatataattatattcagttatatttttaaaatccattaattttAGATTGAGCCAATCATGACTTGcttgtggaaggatgaccaacttcagatggtcatatcttttttttagattcttccacactttaagggggtcttttaatgtgaggtactgtaattttaacccctctcaagatggtggcggagaaatatcatggctttggcacgatcttgactagatgctatattgtcatctttgatggtctCTGCTAGATCCATCGATTCTAcgtgtatttcggcatctagtgcccatgatgagtagcatttttcagatatatcaacaggaacaaattcaattttagagatatttgatattttaagaaaataaaattcttacccttttgttaccttcttaaaattgttcaaagtgatggaggctcgtgctgataacatgttataaaataaactaatttaacaaattaataagaaggatatagtaaaaaaaaaagagggatCAGAGAGAATTATTGCAGTATCTATGTCTATTTTCTTACACACTGCAAACaactatttatagccaaaatgCATATGAAGATAAGGGTGAATAATTGAGGAATAACGATGGGGGACATGGTTAAGCGTAAATGAAAAAGTGGACACAACCACTTGTATAAAAGTACACAGCCACTTGCAtaacattttgaaattaaaatgtgaaaaattataatattgaaattatttcataaatttattttttatatattaattatattttattctcttaaaagaagaaagaagaaaatatttgttGTTGATTGGTAGTGATGGTGTTTAATGACTGTTACTTGTCCTTGATGATGTTTAATGGTTGTTAATGGCAATGACTGAAAACGTTTttcttttcaaacctttttccTTCTACTGAATAGTATAAATAGGGATGGTTGTCATCAAGGAGAAATCATCCTTTTTTGAAAAACATTCTTGCCCACACAAGACTTGATTGAAAGAATTGGTCAGAAAATAGCAGTAGACTTGCAATCCGGGATTCATTGTTCTTGGACGAGTTTTGTGAAAGTTTCAATAGGTTAGCCTCCTAAATTGCATTGATTTATCCTAAAGATTTCATTTCAATTAAAATTTAGTTAGTGTTTTCTAAGTGGGTTCAAATTATATTGTTATGATATTTTGTAAGTTGGTGATATGGAATAATGCTTCCGCTATGCATGTTCTAACATACACAactatagttttaaaaaattacaattgGTA
Protein-coding sequences here:
- the LOC129891370 gene encoding choline monooxygenase, chloroplastic; its protein translation is MAVLHQFNSFHQFKKPKLCFPLTPLKIQFFTCSVKPRKHYPSFKISCDYTQKLVQEFDPKIPIEEAITPPSSWYTDPSFYTHELNQVFFKSWQAVGYTEQIKEPRQYFTGRLGNVEYVVCRDDGGKIHAFHNVCRHHASLLASGSGKSSCFVCPYHGWTYGLNGALLKATRITGIKNFKVNEMGLVPVRVAVWGPFILLNFENGVLPVQESDFDLVGNEWLGSSSQILADGGVDSSLRFLCRREYTIECNWKVFCDNYLDGGYHVPYAHKSLASGLTLDSYSTTILEKASIQRCETSSAEKDQEFDRLGSKALYAFVYPNFMINRYGPWMDTNLVLPQGSRKCLVIFDYFLDSSLKGDLSFITESLEDSERVQIEDIKLCEAVQRGLESPAYCSGRYAPQVEKAMHHFHSLLYENLSN